A window of the Emys orbicularis isolate rEmyOrb1 chromosome 1, rEmyOrb1.hap1, whole genome shotgun sequence genome harbors these coding sequences:
- the LOC135875579 gene encoding histone H3 → MARTKQTARKSTGGKAPRKQLATKAARKSAPATGGVKKPHRYRPGTVALREIRRYQKSTELLIRKLPFQRLVREIAQDFKTDLRFQSSAVMALQEASEAYLVGLFEDTNLCAIHAKRVTIMPKDIQLARRIRGERA, encoded by the coding sequence ATGGCCAGGACCAAGCAGACCGCCCGTAAATCCACCGGTGGCAAAGCTCCCCGTAAGCAACTGGCTACTAAAGCTGCCCGGAAGAGCGCGCCTGCCACTGGGGGAGTGAAGAAGCCTCATCGTTACCGACCCGGCACCGTGGCTTTGCGAGAGATCCGCCGCTACCAGAAATCCACTGAGCTGCTCATCCGCAAGTTgcccttccagcgcctggtgcgTGAAATCGCCCAGGACTTCAAGACCGATTTACGCTTCCAGAGCTCGGCCGTTATGGCCCTGCAGGAGGCCAGCGAAGCCTACTTGGTGGGGCTCTTTGAAGATACTAACCTGTGTGCTATTCATGCCAAGAGAGTCACCATCATGCCCAAGGACATTCAGTTGGCCCGGCGTATCCGTGGCGAGAGAGCTTAA